ATCAGCATAATTTAACTCCTCGTCAATCGTTTGAAGCATAAAGTTTAGCCTAAGAACTAACGAAACAAATCTGAGGTTTTGCCTTCTATTTTCTTGCAGGGTCTGGAtggatgttttattttgttatattcatTCAAACTGCCATCAATACTGGAGTTGGCATAGGAGCAATATTGCTTGCTGGGGAATGCCTTCAGGTGTTTTGTTTCATAATGCTTCTAATTATATTGCAGAAAACTGATAGAAAATGCACCCTTCCAATAGAGCCCCATTTTGGTTATTTACTTTGACTAGGCCTATCTTTTTGTTACAATAGAGACAGGCTTTATCTTTTCTGCCATCCCatttatgcttcttttttttctggcGAGGGGACTTGCGGTTCAGTACATTCATGCCACGTGTTGCTGTATTATCTTAACTGTATTATTACAGTCAATGATTGGtctgcttcttttttattttcataatctgATATAAAAATTGGGGGTCAATATTGGCTGTGGTGGGTTTTGTCTGAATCTGGCTGTCTTCATTTCACACGATGACAATAGGAAGGCAGATCAGATTTGCAATCGAGATGGTGGACAAAGTATGAATTATAAGGCACCAGTGTTTTCAGTTCATTCTATTTTTTACACTAGATCAGTCTATATTTATCACAGAATAAACGTTTGAAGACATTTGGAATTGTTTTGATCACCcagcaaaaacagaaaaaaggtcATTGACACTTCCACCAAGTGATCACATATTGTGTTCTGGCAAAATCAAAATATCACTGCTTATTTAGGGAAATATCACTTGAAAGTCGAaagaaactttattaataatgtgCTAAATTTGGGACATATGGGAATGTAAAAGCTGACAcgaattcatttaattttatcattagttTTTTGCAGACTTAAATGATAGGTTCTTGGCAGACGTGTTGAAGTAAATAGCATATGGCGCCTGTTTGTTGTTCATATAGCTAAATAGAATCCTGGATTTTTCATGGTTATGTTACTTAATCATTCCTTTTCCGATTTCCAATTTGAGTTACGAAGATTATGTACTCAAGTCTTTCTCCCGACGGACCCCTGAAGCTGTACGAGTTCATAGCAATGGTGACAGCAGTGATGATAGTTCTCTCTCAGTTGCCAACCTTCCACTCCCTCAGGCATATCAACCTGGCTTCACTATTTTTCAGTTTGGGCTACACTTTCATTGTCGTCGGTGCTTGTATCGATGCAGGTATATTGCATCCCCTAACCTTTCTTGCAATTTTCATTTATGTTAGTTGCCTGATCAATAGAatttatatgatataaaaacaattaagactTTGTTTGAAATGCAATTCAGTGCTGTActtgaaagaataaaatcagTTTCAGTAAAAATAGAGGAAGGTTCCTCTCATTTCCTGAATCTCAAGATTGTTACTTCCAACCAAAGCAGAATTGCTGGTTGCATTCTTTCAACTCAAATTCCATGAAGGAATAGAGACTTGTTCTTCATTCTAGCTGTAATCCACAACATGTTTTCGGTTGTGAAGCTGTTGCAACCACAGTGTCCTGTCTTTAAAACTAATCAGAACCCCTCTGCCACATTTCTGAAATCAAAGATGAATAAGATTACACATTGGTACCAGGGTAGGAAATAAATTCTAGGCCATCCCTCCTTTCAACATCTCACCACCATGCTACTGTACTTTGGTGGGTAGGGGATGTGCATCTTGGGAAGTGCAACGTGTGGTTGAATTGGTGATGGGCCTGACATGGGCCCATGTTGATATGGAACCTGACCAGTAAACTGGCTAGTGATCCATAACTGTTGCTCCTATATATTAATTTCCAAGTTGCTTCCACGCAAAAGAAGTGGTTTAACTTTCAATGTGTTTCTTCAGTTCATTAAAGTGTGTTTGTTATCTTGGTGACAAACTAAAATGACCCGCAAGGAGTTACTCggtcttatttgaaaataagaaaTGGTTTTTCACAGCCCGCATTTGTTATGCAGGTCTGTCAAAAAATGCTCCTTCAAGGGACTATTCCTTGGAATCGTCAGGGTCAGCAAGGGTCTTCAGCGCATTCACTTCTATCTCCATAATAGCTGCCATCTTTGGGAATGGAATACTGCCTGAAATACAAGTAAATTGCAGCTGATACTTGATAAATCCTTCTGTTGGCTTTTGAGCCTTGCATTTGTATAAAGACTCCTTTAACTTTCTTTCTACTTTTAAAAGTGAGAAAACATCTTTCTTGATTATCTGAATCAACTAAACAATAAGATTTGATTGATTTAAGTAAATTGCATGATCAATCTTGCTGAATGAGGTGTGGCATATCAGTTATTTTTAATCCTGTGAATAATTATTTCATGGAGGGATCATTGCATAAGACATACGTGTAATACTTAGTATTCTTGATACATGCTTTTATTGATACGATTCTTGTATGCCTTGAATACAGGCTACTTTGGCTCCACCTGCTACTGGGAAGATGGTAAAAGGCCTTTTGATGTGTTATACTGTAATTCTTCTTACTTTCTACTCAGCTTCGGTGTCTGGATATTGGGCGTTTGGAAACAAGTCTAACTCTAACATTATCAAAAGCCTAATGCCTGATGAGGGACCTTCCTTGGCTCCAACATGGGTTCTTGGCCTTGGTGTTATCTTTGTTCTGCTTCAACTCTTAGCTATTGGCCTCGTAAGCTCACGAATTCACTCTTCAGATAATCTAGAGAATTAAATAACCATTTCCCACATCCTTTTCCTATAGTTTCAAGACTTTCATTTCTGTTGAGTTAACATTCCACCAATGTAAAACAGGTTTATTCTCAAGTAGCTTATGAGATCATGGAAAAGAAATCTGCTGATGTGAAGCAAGGGATGTTCTCCAAAAGGAATCTAATTCCGAGGCTAATCCTTCGGACTCTTTACATGATGTTCTGTGGATTTATGGCAGCTATGCTTCCTTTCTTTGGAGACATTAATGGTGTCGTGGGAGCTATTGGTTTCATCCCTTTAGATTTCGTCCTTCCAATGCTTCTCTACAACATGACCTACAAGCCGCCAAAATCATCCTTCATCTATTGGGTCAATCTCTCCATCATGGTTGTCTTTACAGGTGCAGGGCTCATGGGTGCTTTCTCCTCTGTGAGGAAATTGATTCTTGATGCCAACAAGTTCAAGCTATTTAGCAGCAATGTGGTTGATTAAAACTTGCAAGTAGAACGCATCGTGATCTTGCTCTCCAAGAAAGTTGAGGCAAAGGCGTTTTAGCTTATAGCACCAAGCATGGCAATCAGTAGGGAGGGCAATTTAATTCCCGATCAATATCAGCCGACCTGACTTGACTTGAATTCACGAGTATTTTTTGaatccaataaataataaataaatagagtataaaataatagataaatataGATGTTAATCAAGGATATTtatgtcattttaaaaataaaaaaaaaagcaaaaataagcCATATGCCCAGGGGTGTTTTTGTTAATTCCATTGAGTGTATTTTAACTCTTTGAACctgattaattaatgttttaatgcTAGCATGTCAATATCAGATAGCAGATAGATGGTTTGTCGGTGATTTGTATTTTCCTCTTTCCTCCCTAAAAGGTATATGCTgcttccctttattttttttgtttcaatttaagtttttattttttttatttctaatttttttcttagttttttttataaaaattttgtttattttcaatttagtttttcggttacaaatttgttatatgttattttttttcaatttaattcttattatttttatttttatttttttcttaatttttttattaaagttttattggttttcaactCTCTCCTTCAATCAAAATgtatcatgttatttttttaatttttttattaattttttttttgttttagtcctccaatcaagaaattttttattaccctctcatttatttattgttttatattttcacagtcatttttttaattttatatttatttgtgtaattaaattttttttccttgctttatcttttaaagtttgatttgatggtgcaatattagttattttcttgtttgattttatattagttttaacTCTTGAAACCCtatcattaatttatataatgcaGTAGTTAAAGTTTCACTATCATTATTTGGCTTGACGTGTTATGTTATCTAAATTATAGCTCTCAAAAATGATTCGGAGActacttttaaaaagaaagtacAAGTTGTTGGTTGGTCAAAAGTCAactataccatttttttttaattaaaatatatttttaaaaaaattctagatattaatccaattaaatttaaaattagatttgattaaatcaataaaattattctttagttacttttttttataacaacataaataaaacacaTGTATTGATGCAAATGTGAATCATTAAACTGACCTATGTACATGTACTAACTTTTACACAATTgctaaccagaaaaaaaaaaaaaaaaaaaaaaaaaaaacgatttatAATATCTGTGTTCTTCAAACATATACTTGTTGGTGTGTTGTGTTTAAAGGacataattaacaaattaagaTTCTCTGTTAACAACAAGGatttaaataaacaacaaaacaaaaagactCTCATTTCACAttgtcaagtaaaaaaaaaaaaaacatagctagAAAAACCCACACATACCCTATCCTATCTTTCGTCTTCTTGTTATGACTCTAAAAGCTTAACCAAACAGCCCACATCTCCCCTCAAGTCCCAGTTCACCGAAAAAACCACCATGGACAACATCCAAGGCCAGGAGGCATCACCGCAGGTAATCATCGTACCATCTCCAGGGATGGGTCATCTAATCCCATTTGTTGAGTTGGCCAAAAAACTCGTTCACCAACACAACTTCTCTGTCACCTTCATCATACCAAACGATGGGTCACCCATGAAATCCCATAGGCAACTCCTTCAAGCCCTACCCAAAGGAGTATCCTCCGTCTTTCTCCCTCCAGTCAACTTCGATGACCTCCCACCGGACGTTTTGGTGGAGACTCGCATCACACTCAGCTTGACTCGGTCTCTTGATGCTTTACGTGACACTTTGAAGACTCTGACGGACTCAACTAAGGTTGTGGCTTTGGTTGTTGATCTTTTTGGTCCTTTTGCCTTTGAAATTGCTAAAGAGTTTGATGTTTTACCATTTGTCTTCTTTCCGACAAATGCTATGCTGTtgtctttgtcctttcacttgcCTGGGCTTGATGAAACATACTCCGGTGAGTATAAAGATATGACCGAACCGGTCAGACTCCCTGGTTGTGTTCCGGTTCAAGGAAGAGATCTTGTTGATCCGGCTCAGGATAGGAAAGGTGATGCCTACAAATGGATCCTTCATATATGTAAACTATACAATTCGGCTGCTGGGATTATGGTCAATAGCTTCATTGATTTGGAACCGGGTGCTTTTAAGGCTTTGATGGAGGAGAATAATATTGGTAAGCCTCCAGTTTACCCAATTGGGCCGCTAACACAGATCGGTTCAACCAGTGGGGATGTGGGAGAATCTGAGTGTTTGAAGTGGTTAGATAAGCAGCCGAAGGGGTCAGTGCTGTTTGTCTCTTTTGGTAGCGGAGGGACTTTGTCTCATGCTCAGTTAAATGAATTGTCCTTGGGTTTGGAAATGAGTGGTCAAAGATTTCTTTGGGTTGTTAGGAGTCCACACGATGAGGCTACCAATGCCACTTACTTTGGCATCCGAAGTGCTGATGATCCTTTAGCCTTTCTGCCAGAAGGGTTCTTGGACAGGACCAAAGGGGTTGGTCTAGTGGTGCCTTCTTGGGCTCCTCAGATTCAAGTCTTGAGCCACAGTTCAACTGGAGGGTTCTTGACTCATTGCGGGTGGAACTCAATCTTGGAAAGTGTAGTTAACGGTGTGCCCTTAATTGCATGGCCGCTCTATGCAGAACAAAGAATGAATTCAGTACTGCTAGCAGATGGTTTGAAGGTTGCGTTGAGGGTGAAAGTGAATGAGAATGGGCTGGTGATGAAAGAAGATATTGCAAATTATGCAAGGAGCAtttttgaaggagaagaagggAAATCGATAAAGAGCAAGATGAATGAACTAAAAAGTGCTGCCACAAGGGCTTTGAGCGAAGATGGGTCGTCTACAAAGTCTCTAGCAGAGGTGGCCAGAATCTGGAAGGACCATAAAAAGTAAAAGGTAATGTTTTGCATTAGTCTTCAAGCCATCGGGTGTTTCACTGGAAGATGCAATCCGTTTTGTGATTATTCTACCTATGTTGAATTGTTAATTAGTAATATTATGATTTAGTCAACTATTCATTCAAAATACATTACTTTTCAGCTATGCAACCAGTCATTTGCCCTGAGATTTCCAGTTGCAAAAGCTAGAGGCATGGTCAAGTGTTCGAGCATTAAAATCCTGTCATCGTGGTTTGCATTTGCCATGTCCTCGAGGAGATTTGGGGCAGTTCATAATTATGACAGGCACTGTGTTGGTTTGGGGATTCTACGATTTTCATcctaaattatatgttttttgtctAAATATTCCTCTGAACTTCTGGTTTTGTTTTCTACTCCAGTCTCTTTACCTTTCATCTATCTTGATTAAGGTCTTTAATAATTTAAGGgtgtaattgaaaaaacttaatgaATCTCAAGAGGATATTGCAAACATTCTAGACTATCAGTATTTCACAAGAATAAATTGGAAGTAATGAAAGAAAGTTGGAGGATTAAAAGTGAAAATGATTTGAGACTTCAAGGGTGTGATTAATAGAATTCACAATTTGGGCAAAAAATTGACAGTGCCCAAAAATCCTAgggatggtgtttttttttagtttatcccCTTATTATTCCCCATTATAGATGTCTCGAACCATTATTCTTTGAGTTAATCATAATTGAATCCATGTaatctattaaaattaattaataaattctaccagtataaaaataattgaatccaTGTAATCTTATTTTAATGCCTGCTATAACACcattatttcttaaaatcttcttcaattgaaaaaaaggaTCGGGCTTTTAGGCAGGGGAATCCGACCAATACGCCAGTTAAAAATGTCATTGAATGGAGGAAACCAACACGAGGAATGGATAAACAACTAAAttacacaattttattttttgctagattttaaattttatatacataaaaaaaagcttgaaagaTTCAAATTCATTGCTTGTGCCAGCCGGGGTGATCTGGTTctgataatttattatatatatatattttttttaaccagggGTGAtcctttaagaaataaaatattaaaatatttctgaCTAAATAACAATgagagtttattttctttaagaaataaaatattcaaataaactCCGCCATTAGCCTTTTTGTTTCTCAAATGGATGAACATCACGTGAATGTTTCTTCTCATTGAAAGTAGGTGTTACCACATGGCTTCTGGGGCTGGGGGGGTGtggttgttatttattttaccaTTAACAATGAATCTAAAAGATGATTGACTTTCATGGTAAAAATGACCGCTTATTTAGTCATAGTCTTCTACACGCTCACATGTTTTTCCACGTAACGTTAGCTTTTCTGTGGTTCACATGTTTTTCCACGTAACTTTagcgcgcatatatatatatatagacacacacacgaTAACTattgtaaaatttaatatttttatgtgatgaGTAATGGTTTCTATAAACCAACCCAATTTAAAAGGCCATCAGCCCATCGCACACCGTCACAATCCAAAATAagactgttttttttaatgcctAACCCCAAGTTAGGCAGAGGTACATTCACGGTCAATACCATGTTGGGTCTAGATGTGATCGTGTCCAACTCTATGTTGGACCTGGACGTGTTCACATCCAGCCCACGTTGGGTCCGAACGCGACCACATCCACCTCTACGCAGGGACCGGGTGTGTCCGGATGGACGTGGACGTGTCCACGCCCAATTCCATGTGGGGCTTAGATAAGACCACCTTTAACCCCACGTTGGACTCGAATACATCCATTGTGATATCTCATATCGAAAGCGAGCGTCCAGAGACAAGACTTTATAAGTAGAACTGGTTGTTGACCTATTGTACGTGTTTTGTGGTGCCAGGCTCAAAAGTGAGCTCGtgttattaagaacaaaacTGTAAGGACAATAAGGCCTAAAGCGAAAAGTATACGGCAGGTTGGGCATGACTATTACATCCGCGCCCAATTTTCTCTTGGGGCCGTGAATTGAGCTCAACATTCCTCAGATTGGATGTGAAACCGAATGGTCACTCTATACTAAGTCTCCCATACTCTGAGCCTGAATTAATAATCATGATGCccatcataatttaaaaaaatacgaaCAAGCCGTCCATACTTGTATTAATTAGATTGATAGTACAATCaataagataatattattttattcatacaaaattatttttttaccccTCCCACGTTGCATGAGGCAATGAAAATcagatgatataaaaaaaaggaaaataggagggAAGAAAACTATTTATTCCAGAAGAATCGATACTTCTCTAAAAAAAGATTTGCCCCCAAAAAAACTCATATGGTCTTAAAATAGAGGTTATTGAATACATCATAATTAGTACGAGACAAAACTCTAAAAATGAGGTTAATTTGTGTTTGGTTTGATGGACAATGCATGTATTTGTGTTTATCTAAATTTAGTTGTAGAGGATGAGACATAACAAAATATGCAGATAATCTCTAGCATATCCCCTTATACATAGTTTTGTGCATCCTAGGCTTACTATATGGATTAggaagatttaaataaaaaaaacaattctatacACTGTTTATATTGTATATGTTTTCTACATGTCCTAGTATATTATTACTTGTTCTGAttgtttttcattgaaattaattataaaaaaatacataaaaattatttaattataaaaaacacataaaataaattataatttatttttattaaacatttcTCAGTATTGATTTAATAGTATGAtaaaatgtgaataaaataacataaaattatttactgatttaataatatgatagtaTATGAGTAAAATAACCtgaataaattcataaaaatacataaaaagctCCACTATATTTTACTGTATgtataatatcaataataataataataaaaactcaaaataacaatatgaaaaaaaaaaaaaa
This region of Populus alba chromosome 3, ASM523922v2, whole genome shotgun sequence genomic DNA includes:
- the LOC118034758 gene encoding probable GABA transporter 2 isoform X2, giving the protein MGFRILLLNGYGHGDLLRLLSHVEGARLLRKRWSSPYQIPGISCRRFRVWMDVLFCYIHSNCHQYWSWHRSNIACWGMPSVTKIMYSSLSPDGPLKLYEFIAMVTAVMIVLSQLPTFHSLRHINLASLFFSLGYTFIVVGACIDAGLSKNAPSRDYSLESSGSARVFSAFTSISIIAAIFGNGILPEIQATLAPPATGKMVKGLLMCYTVILLTFYSASVSGYWAFGNKSNSNIIKSLMPDEGPSLAPTWVLGLGVIFVLLQLLAIGLVYSQVAYEIMEKKSADVKQGMFSKRNLIPRLILRTLYMMFCGFMAAMLPFFGDINGVVGAIGFIPLDFVLPMLLYNMTYKPPKSSFIYWVNLSIMVVFTGAGLMGAFSSVRKLILDANKFKLFSSNVVD
- the LOC118034758 gene encoding probable GABA transporter 2 isoform X1, giving the protein MAPPPKPDPFPADSQREVDAGAVFVLESKGEWWHAGFHLTTAIVGPTILTLPYVFKGLGWALGFFCLTVMGMVTFYAYYLMSKVLDYCEKDGRRHIRFRELAADVLGSGWMFYFVIFIQTAINTGVGIGAILLAGECLQIMYSSLSPDGPLKLYEFIAMVTAVMIVLSQLPTFHSLRHINLASLFFSLGYTFIVVGACIDAGLSKNAPSRDYSLESSGSARVFSAFTSISIIAAIFGNGILPEIQATLAPPATGKMVKGLLMCYTVILLTFYSASVSGYWAFGNKSNSNIIKSLMPDEGPSLAPTWVLGLGVIFVLLQLLAIGLVYSQVAYEIMEKKSADVKQGMFSKRNLIPRLILRTLYMMFCGFMAAMLPFFGDINGVVGAIGFIPLDFVLPMLLYNMTYKPPKSSFIYWVNLSIMVVFTGAGLMGAFSSVRKLILDANKFKLFSSNVVD
- the LOC118035113 gene encoding hydroquinone glucosyltransferase; this encodes MDNIQGQEASPQVIIVPSPGMGHLIPFVELAKKLVHQHNFSVTFIIPNDGSPMKSHRQLLQALPKGVSSVFLPPVNFDDLPPDVLVETRITLSLTRSLDALRDTLKTLTDSTKVVALVVDLFGPFAFEIAKEFDVLPFVFFPTNAMLLSLSFHLPGLDETYSGEYKDMTEPVRLPGCVPVQGRDLVDPAQDRKGDAYKWILHICKLYNSAAGIMVNSFIDLEPGAFKALMEENNIGKPPVYPIGPLTQIGSTSGDVGESECLKWLDKQPKGSVLFVSFGSGGTLSHAQLNELSLGLEMSGQRFLWVVRSPHDEATNATYFGIRSADDPLAFLPEGFLDRTKGVGLVVPSWAPQIQVLSHSSTGGFLTHCGWNSILESVVNGVPLIAWPLYAEQRMNSVLLADGLKVALRVKVNENGLVMKEDIANYARSIFEGEEGKSIKSKMNELKSAATRALSEDGSSTKSLAEVARIWKDHKK